A window of Panicum virgatum strain AP13 chromosome 8K, P.virgatum_v5, whole genome shotgun sequence contains these coding sequences:
- the LOC120644770 gene encoding protein RNA-directed DNA methylation 3-like, translated as MAASHAASVSPAAAPRLSLLLGRRRNARLRAAAASPASAGGAGGGGSYLDMWRKAVERERRSAELARRLQAPAPAEAEAAAAGAPPVEVVERRTARFEDLLRVPREERDRVQRRQVIDRAAAALAAARAVLKEPPPAPAPASPPPPPPPSPPQTLPQGAETAKVGSAGASVAKGSDRGSRTPASAPVSQSAEVLESGGSSSYKQESSKLGTPGPDFWSWLPPVRDSSKPSESSTSLKPSKKVDPVSRQPDLLEKEKSADYLSLPFEIAFFEKKEDRSLPPFQSFAEPENVDSKADLAADTKETFEEQFSKNAAEAARALSESADKSTHGIHPDGSMWWKETGVEQRPDGVVCKWTVIRGVSADGAVEWEDKYWEASDRFDHKELGSEKSGRDAEGNVWREYWKESMWQDYTCGVMHMEKTADKWGQNGKGEQWQEQWFEHYDSTGKAEKWADKWCSLDPNTPLDVGHAHVWHERWGETYDGSGGSTKYTDKWAERSEGDGWSKWGDKWDEHFDPNGHGIKQGETWWAGKYGDRWNRTWGEQHNGSGWVHKYGRSSSGEHWDTHVPQETWYERFPHFGFYHCFENSVQLRSVKRQPPPRKGSLKG; from the exons ATGGCGGCATCCCATGCCGCATCCGtgtccccggccgcggccccgcgcCTCTCCCTgctcctcggccgccgccgcaatgcCCGCTtacgcgcggccgccgcctcgcccgcctccgccggcggggccggcggcgggggctcgTACCTGGACATGTGGCggaaggcggtggagcgggagCGGCGGTCGGCGGAGCTCGCGCGCAGGCTCCAGGCGCCCGCCCccgccgaggcggaggcggccgcggccggggccCCGCCGGTCGAGGTCGTCGAGAGGCGGACGGCGCGGTTCGAGGACCTGCTCCGGGTGCCGCGGGAGGAGCGCGACCGCGTGCAGCGCCGCCAGGTCATCGACCGCGCCGCGgctgcgctcgccgccgcgcgcgccgtgctCAAGGAGCCGCCTCCCGCTCCGgccccggcctcgccgccgccgccgccgccgccgtccccgccccAGACGCTACCGCAGGGGGCGGAGACGGCCAAGGTGGGATCAGCTGGAGCCAGCGTTGCAAAGGGATCGGATCGGGGTTCCAggacgccggcgtcggcgccggtgTCGCAGTCAGCGGAAG TGCTAGAATCTGGGGGTTCATCTTCTTACAAGCAGGAGAGTTCCAAGCTTGGTACGCCAGGTCCAGATTTCTGGTCGTGGTTACCACCAGTGCGAGATAGCAGTAAACCTAGCGAAAGCAGTACTAGTTTGAAGCCATCCAAGAAAGTGGATCCTGTTTCCCGCCAGCCTGATCTGTTGGAAAAGGAAAAGTCAGCGGACTATTTATCACTCCCTTTTGAAATCGCCTTCTTTGAGAAGAAGGAAGATcgatctcttcctcctttccAGTCATTTGCTGAGCCTGAGAATGTTGATTCCAAGGCTGATCTAGCTGCCGATACAAAAGAGACATTTGAAGAACAGTTCTCAAAAAATGCAGCTGAGGCAGCTAGAGCTCTTAGTGAAAGTGCTGATAAATCAACCCATGGAATACATCCTGATGGTTCAATGTGGTGGAAGGAAACAGGTGTAGAACAAAGGCCTGATGGTGTAGTTTGCAAGTGGACTGTTATTAGAGGAGTCAGCGCTGACGGTGCTGTTGAATGGGAAGACAAGTACTGGGAGGCTTCAGACCGGTTTGATCATAAAGAATTAGGTTCTGAGAAGTCGGGGCGTGATGCTGAAGGCAATGTTTGGCGGGAATACTGGAAGGAGTCAATGTGGCAG GATTACACCTGTGGGGTTATGCATATGGAGAAGACTGCAGATAAGTGGGGACAGAATGGGAAAGGGGAGCAGTGGcaagagcaatggtttgagcaTTATGATTCAACTGGTAAAGCTGAAAAATGGGCCGATAAATGGTGCAGCTTGGATCCAAATACACCACTGGATGTTGGGCATGCTCATGTTTGGCATGAAAG GTGGGGCGAGACATACGACGGCAGCGGTGGAAGCACTAAGTACACTGACAAGTGGGCTGAGCGGTCAGAGGGCGATGGGTGGTCCAAGTGGGGCGACAAGTGGGATGAGCACTTTGATCCGAATGGCCATGGAATCAAGCAGGGGGAGACGTGGTGGGCGGGCAAGTATGGGGACCGGTGGAACCGCACCTGGGGTGAGCAGCACAATGGGTCTGGGTGGGTGCATAAGTACgggcgcagcagcagcggggaGCACTGGGACACACACGTCCCTCAGGAGACATGGTACGAGCGATTTCCGCACTTTGGGTTCTACCACTGCTTTGAGAACTCGGTACAGCTCCGGTCAGTGAAGAGGCAGCCGCCGCCCCGGAAAGGAAGTCTGAAGGGTTAG